The following proteins are co-located in the Candida dubliniensis CD36 chromosome 3, complete sequence genome:
- a CDS encoding zinc finger-containing protein, putative has protein sequence MDNSFIFDLPTHLPNEIPKEPELTSKIQNNVSVGNETNNQNHSTHHNDDDDDDDDKEEENDEHEEKALPKAYTNETIYIQGTNISLQTEEDIAKWIEERKRNWPTNKNIELKRQQQQQQKDNDNDNDIIKTDNINKRKNDNESSNTLTKKSKSINICRFYQLNKKCKFGNKCKNLHEQQQQQHHQKQSINENPITSTYNELTHYRKFINGIPILIPKLYSNRTENTLMNKSSLFKHLVSKDHMTNENEKVIEFIKWLNDHGLINHDVMK, from the coding sequence atggaTAACCtgtttatatttgatttgcCTACACATTTACCCAATGAGATTCCAAAAGAACCAGAACTTACCTCTAAAATCCAAAATAATGTGTCAGTGGGTAATGAAACcaacaatcaaaatcatctgACTCAtcataatgatgatgatgatgatgacgatgacaaagaggaagaaaatgatgaacATGAGGAAAAAGCACTTCCCAAGGCATACACAAATGaaacaatatatattcaaGGTACAAATATTAGTTTACAAACTGAAGAAGATATAGCGAAATGGatagaagaaagaaaacgAAATTGgccaacaaataaaaatattgaacTTAAAaggcaacaacaacaacaacaaaaggaTAACGATAACGATAACGATATTATCAAAACTGATAACATCAATAAAAGGAAAAATGACAATGAATCATCCAATACACTCACTAAAAAGCTGAAAAGTATAAATATATGTCGATTTTATCAACttaataaaaaatgtaAATTTGGTAATAAATGTAAAAATTTAcatgaacaacaacaacaacaacatcatcaaaagCAATCtataaatgaaaatccTATAACATCAACTTATAATGAATTAACTCATTATCggaaatttattaatggaATTCCTATTTTAATACCTAAATTATATTCCAATAGAACAGAAAATACTTTGATGAATAAACTGTCATTATTTAAACATCTTGTTAGTAAAGATCATATGactaatgaaaatgaaaaagtaatagaatttattaaatggtTAAATGACCATggtttaataaatcatgaTGTTATGAAATAG
- a CDS encoding dolichol kinase, putative (Similar to S. cerevisiae SEC59;~In S. cerevisiae: catalyzes the terminal step in dolichyl monophosphate (Dol-P) biosynthesis; required for viability and for normal rates of lipid intermediate synthesis and protein N-glycosylation): MAGGRKRKNEVKKPNPIARSTAAIFQDINNLDELEPNPQPKTEIEINQESNDEPTGNPEDDIANASFPFNYLYRVQDHLNENMSVVHGVQCLVCLFFIQMVYLDRVKIINYSKDEHLPMQIIAVIFFNWVGVFLCTVLGIVKNKNKNKNEGNKMITDFNYIYSLLLPALLNILHFNKDWLLVNLSLNYFIIDSMNPIFNLFSCLGFYEVYKDEETTLISTFQFGQYATIFLVFQYILNYINTEEIDDEDNNIIKSRITLKKSEIHLIILLLINILFNPAFTNGDVLPMKIFQKLIISFIISSFFTFPIVSFTPGILIILIFGGIFYGFTIFQLTPILNDNALNWLYNYVIKDETRIYILSIWVIMSMTIIPIVFYFANYLKLNTRRKIWHGLMVIALCFTSEILFDQIEFTLISLLGTLIVFMVVESVRYNRISYIGEFLHKTLTVFQDAKDLQGPLNLSYIYLLVGVTIPIVYDYLINKDTVTIIRYSGLITLGIGDTFASVIGKRFGTFKWKGSNKSIQGTIAFIVSVFLCIYGVDYYLTHNNTNYHPIKNWENAFVTILLAGFLEGTCDINDNYLIPIFFPISYQLLNKSYK, encoded by the coding sequence atggCAGGAGGAAGAAAGAGGAAAAACGAGGTTAAGAAACCAAATCCTATTGCAAGATCAACTGCAGCAATTTTTCaagatataaataatttagatGAATTAGAACCAAACCCACAACCAAAaactgaaattgaaattaaccAGGAATCCAATGATGAACCAACAGGTAATCCTGAAGATGATATTGCCAATGCTAGTTTCCCATTCAACTATTTGTATCGAGTACAAGATCATTTAAATGAGAATATGTCAGTAGTACATGGTGTTCAATGTTtggtttgtttatttttcattcaaatGGTATATTTAGATAGAGTTaagattattaattattctAAAGATGAACATTTACCTATGCAAATAATTgctgttatttttttcaattgggTAGGAGTATTTCTTTGTACTGTTTTAGGGATTGttaagaataagaataaaaataaaaatgaaggAAACAAAATGATTACagatttcaattatatttatagttTATTACTCCCGgcattattaaatattttacaTTTTAATAAAGATTGGCTTTTAGTTAATCtttcattaaattattttattattgattcaatgaatcctattttcaatttattttcatgtTTAGGATTTTATGAAGTTtataaagatgaagaaactactttgatttcaacatttcaatttggtCAATATGCAACAATCTTTTTGGTATTccaatatatattaaattatataaatactgaagaaattgatgatgaagataacaacattattaaatcaagaataactttgaaaaaactGGAAATTCATTTGATCATATTATTACTTATTAATATCTTGTTCAATCCGGCATTTACAAATGGAGATGTTTTACCCATGAAAATATTCCAAAAACttattattagttttattatttcaagttttttCACATTCCCAATTGTTAGTTTCACTCCAGGaattcttattattttaatttttggtGGGATTTTTTATGGATTTACAATCTTTCAATTAACCCCGATTTTGAATGATAACGCTCTAAATTGGTTATATAATTATGTTATAAAAGATGAAACAAGAATTTACATTCTTTCAATATGGGTGATCATGTCCATGACTATTATTCCAAttgtattttattttgccaattatttgaaacttAATACTAGAAGAAAGATTTGGCATGGTTTAATGGTAATTGCATTATGTTTCACCCTggaaatattatttgatcaaattgaatttacaTTAATAAGTTTATTAGGAAcattaattgttttcatGGTGGTAGAAAGTGTTAGATACAATAGAATTTCTTATATTGGAGAATTCTTACACAAGACTTTAACTGTTTTCCAAGATGCAAAAGATTTACAAGGACCTTTAAATTTGTCttacatttatttattagttGGGGTTACTATTCCTATAGTCTATGATTATTTGATCAATAAAGATACTGTCACTATTATCCGATACAGTGGATTGATCACTTTAGGTATTGGTGATACTTTTGCTTCAGTTATTGGTAAACGTTTTGGTACTTTTAAATGGAAGGGAagtaataaatcaatacaAGGAACAATTGCTTTTATTGTAAGTGTATTTCTTTGTATTTATGGagttgattattatttgacccataataatacaaattatcatccaattaaaaattggGAAAATGCTTTTGTCACTATACTTTTAGCAGGATTCTTGGAAGGAACATGTGATATTAATGACAACTATCTTATTCCAATATTTTTCCCCATTTCCTATCAATTGTTAAACAAAAGCTACAAATAA
- a CDS encoding uncharacterized protein ydr210w homologue, putative (spliced gene), with translation MSYYQQGPPPPQGGYYHQGPPPQQYYQQPQPMYVQQQPQKSGGGCCSAFCGTCCAILCCCCAEDCAEAMC, from the exons ATG TCATATTATCAACAAGGTCCTCCTCCTCCACAAGGTggttattatcatcaaggtcctccaccacaacaatattatcaacaaccacaaccaatGTAcgttcaacaacaaccacaaaaGAGTGGTGGTGGATGTTGTTCAGCCTTCTGTGGTACTTGTTGTGCTATCTTGTGTTGTTGCTGTGCTGAAGATTGTGCCGAAGCTATGTGTTaa
- a CDS encoding fatty acid desaturase, putative gives MDVKTPRSKKIFNRSQIIDLIADGKVIVIYKNNVLNLTSWIKKHPGGDKAAYHMIGKDATDEMHAYHCDETVDTFKRFKIGEIEGSRWENLLPPIQGGIYLKGGHHHENRHNNNNKETLDNKLDNDNSNSNSNSNSTSDLECLTTTNSCDSIDNNSISEIDIANYKGVGFIPSVKPVVPQNQLVTKTNMEKFFPIINEEMKKKVIRNPKILLTNYDNKLSQEDVMSLPSLDYDSQRILRDKYNELHQTIIDYGLYKCNYWDYFREIMKIGSLFLYSLIFLKLNQLILSAIFIGMAWHQGTFIAHDAGHIGITHNYQIDNIFGMIIADWFGGLSLGWWKRNHNVHHLITNDPIHDPDIQHLPFFAVSVRLFQNIYSTYYDKILPFDKFSQILIPLQKYLYYPILCFGRFNLYRLSWTHVIYGQGPRHGKAAWFRYFEFFGLCFFFYWFFYLLVFKSIEGNWNKFNYIMISHITTMLVHVQITLSHFPMSTADLGVSESFPSRQVRTTMDVDCPEWLDFLHGGLQFQAIHHLFPRLPRHNLRKAQPFVIKFCEEVGLSYSIYGFGEGNEIVISRLADIGKQCSIFLDATRHYEGDLY, from the coding sequence ATGGATGTGAAAACACCTAGATCTaaaaaaatctttaatAGATcacaaattattgatttaatagCTGATGGGAAAGTCATtgttatatataaaaacaaTGTATTAAATTTAACATCATGGATCAAAAAACATCCTGGAGGAGATAAAGCAGCTTATCATATGATTGGGAAAGATGCTACTGATGAAATGCATGCTTATCATTGTGATGAAACTGTTGATACTTTTAAACGATTTAAAATTGGTGAAATAGAAGGTTCAAGATGGGAGAATTTGTTACCTCCAATTCAAGGTGGGATTTATTTAAAAGGTGGTCATCATCATGAGAATCGtcacaataataataataaggaAACTTTggataataaattagataatgataattcaaattcaaattcaaattcaaattctaCTTCAGATTTGGAATgtttaacaacaactaatTCTTGTGATagtattgataataattctatTAGTGAAATAGATATTGCCAATTATAAAGGGGTTGGATTTATTCCTCTGGTAAAACCAGTTGTAcctcaaaatcaattagtTACTAAAACTAATatggaaaaatttttcccaattattaatgaagaaatgaaaaaaaaagttattAGAAATCctaaaatattattaaccaattatgataataaattatctcAAGAAGATGTTATGTCATTACCATCATTAGATTATGATTCTCAACGAATTTTACGtgataaatataatgaattaCATCAAACTATAATTGATTATGGATTATATAAATGTAATTATTGGGATTATTTCCGAgaaattatgaaaattGGATCATTGTTTctttattcattaatttttttaaaattaaatcaattaattttaagTGCTATATTTATAGGAATGGCATGGCATCAAGGTACTTTTATTGCTCATGATGCTGGTCATATTGGTATCACtcataattatcaaattgataatatatttGGAATGATTATAGCTGATTGGTTTGGTGGATTAAGTTTAGGTTGGtggaaaagaaatcataatgttcatcatttaattaCTAATGATCCAATTCATGATCCTGATATTCAACATTTACCATTTTTCGCCGTTAGTGTAAgattatttcaaaatatttattcaacttattatgataaaattttaccatttgataaatttagtcaaattttaattccattacaaaaatatttatattatcctattttatgttttggaagatttaatttatatagATTATCATGGACTCATGTTATTTATGGTCAAGGACCAAGACATGGGAAAGCTGCTTGGTTTagatattttgaatttttcggactttgcttttttttctattggtttttttatttattagtatttaaatcaattgaaggaaattggaataaatttaattatattatgaTAAGTCATATAACAACAATGTTGGTACATGTACAAATCACATTATCTCATTTCCCCATGTCAACTGCTGATTTAGGAGTTAGTGAATCATTCCCTTCAAGACAAGTTAGAACTACTATGGATGTTGATTGTCCAGAATGGTTAGATTTTTTACATGGTGGATTACAATTTCAAGCTATTCATCATTTATTCCCAAGATTACCTCGTCATAATTTAAGAAAAGCTCAGCCATTTGTTATTAAATTTTGTGAAGAAGTTGGATTAagttattcaatttatggTTTTGGTGAAGgtaatgaaattgttatAAGTAGATTAGCAGATATTGGTAAACAAtgttcaatatttttaGATGCAACAAGACATTATGAAGGAGATTTATATTAG
- a CDS encoding structural maintenance of chromosomes protein, putative (Similar to S. cerevisiae SMC3;~In S. cerevisiae: required for sister chromatid cohesion in mitotic cells; also required, with Rec8p, for cohesion and recombination during meiosis), with product MYIKKIIIQGFKTYKNTTTIDLLSPHCNVVVGRNGSGKSNFFAAIRFVLSDAYTHMSREERQGLIHEGSGTVMSAYVEIIFDNADGRFPINKPEISIRRTIGLKKDDYSLDGKSATRSDIMNLLESAGFSRSNPYYIVPQGRITSLTNSKNHERLNLLKEVSGANVFENKLKESMKEMNQSNLKRTRIDETLVSIEERLKDLQIESSDLKNFQKLDKLKKILEFNIFDREYNELNESLEELEEKHQSILQESKQDLIELEKREKLCVELQDSINELKISAKVLKLEKEQSDLDCDQLLKIIAEKEIKLRELSLNNELSKEQYIHINEQIDNLQLEIHQHKQEISHYKPELNKLQQEESNLKQQLLEISSKQRALYSKQNRFSKFINKKDRDSWLNNEIAKLKRQIIDKDQEMRHISNEVKTRESSLEELSESIKKLNDSLNDEEHIKTLANLKTTINDSKQQITQLVDQRKVLWRDEIRLKSVHDSLTNDLTNATNVVNQTMDRAQAQGIAAVKQIAQRLNLSDRVYGTVAELFNVNDKYKTAAEVIAGNSLFHIVVDTDVTAATIMEELIRNKSGRVTFVPLNRIDNIEIEYPDSHENQCLPLIKKLKYNEQVYKAIKHIFGKTLVVSELSKGGELSRKYKLSCITLDGDRVDTRGVLSGGYRDYKNSRIDALKIQARKKQELEKTNRELIKVTEEIESINSRLNKLNNELQLNVRDLDRLSVSKEPIKIELSQLNNKKFNLDQEISSLKSNLHNLQNTKNSIKVNLKQYELELNSEFTQVLTEKEQNELDELSKLAIELESKLDNIVTRSSELDTKISGIESEVINNLQPKLNKYRQQQQQQQKQQQQHEQKNFNSKTTNLEYEELQQELESLHIQLDTSQSRNLQIVENLTKINEEINNCEQELIRANNQQIKIIKNIEKFSKQTNNLLNQKSIKLQMKDDANQKIRQLGVLPEEAFQSNKYDQYNSNQLLYKLNDINQELTKYSHINKKAIEQFNLFNKQKEDLLIRRIDLNNSKSSIENLIINLQQQKNNAIKKSFNQVAKSFKQIFEKLVPRGTGNLIMQKKNDNPDSDNNSDDDIDNYSGVAISVSFNSKNDEQQRIEQLSGGQKSLCAIALIFAIQNCDPAPFYLFDEIDSNLDTQYRISVAKLIYQLSRNNTNNNDNEGRNQGAQFICTTFRPELLQLSGDKFYGVTFSNKVSSVNEINKEEAMSFVEGQQQQQQQLQQQQQV from the coding sequence ATGTATATCAAGAAGATCATTATTCAAGGATTCAAGACCTATAAAAACACTACTACAATTGATTTACTTTCTCCTCATTgtaatgttgttgttggtcGTAATGGATCAgggaaatcaaatttcttTGCTGCCATTAGATTTGTATTGAGTGATGCATATACTCATATGTCAAGAGAAGAAAGACAAGGGTTGATTCATGAAGGATCTGGTACAGTTATGTCAGCCTATGTTGAAATTATCTTTGATAATGCCGATGGTCGTTTCccaataaataaaccaGAAATTAGTATTAGACGTACAAttggattgaaaaaagatgaTTATTCTTTAGATGGGAAATCTGCTACTCGATCAGATATTATGAATCTTTTAGAGAGTGCCGGATTTTCTCGATCAAATCCTTATTATATTGTACCTCAAGGTAGAATTACTAGTTTAACCAATTCTAAAAATCATGAAcgattgaatttattgaaagaagTGAGTGGAGCCAATGTTTTcgaaaataaattgaaagaatcaatgaaagaaatgaaTCAATCGAATTTGAAACGAACAAGAATTGATGAAACTTTGGTTAGTATTGAAGAACGATTAAAAGATTTACAAATTGAAAGTtctgatttgaaaaatttccaaaaattagataaattgaaaaaaattttagaatttaatattttcgATAGAgaatataatgaattaaatgaatcattggaagaattagaagaaaaacatcaatcaatattacAAGAAAGTAAacaagatttaattgaattagaaaaacGAGAAAAATTATGTGTTGAATTACaagattcaattaatgaattgaaaatttctgccaaagttttgaaattagaaaaagaacaatCTGATTTAGATTGtgatcaattattgaaaattattgCTGAAAAAGAGATCAAATTACGAGAATTGtcattaaataatgaattatctAAAGAACAATACATTCATATTaatgaacaaattgataatcttCAATTGGAAATACATCAAcataaacaagaaatttctCATTATAAACCGGAACTAAACAaattacaacaagaagaatcaaatttaaaacaacAGTTATTGGAGATAAGTTCAAAACAAAGAGCATTATACTCTAAGCAAAATAGATTTCtgaaatttatcaataaaaaagatCGTGATTCATGGttgaataatgaaattgcaaaattgaaacgacaaatcattgataaaGATCAAGAAATGCGTCATATTTCCAATGAAGTGAAAACTAGAGAATCTAGTTTAGAAGAATTATCGgaatcaataaaaaaattaaacgATTCCttaaatgatgaagaacATATCAAAACCCTTGctaatttgaaaacaactattaatgattcaaaacaacaaatcacTCAGTTGGTGGATCAAAGAAAAGTTTTGTGGCGTGATGAAATTAGATTGAAAAGTGTTCATGATTCATTAACCAATGATTTGACCAATGCCACTAATGTAGTTAATCAAACTATGGATAGAGCTCAAGCTCAAGGTATTGCTGCAGTAAAACAAATAGCTCAACGATTGAATTTATCTGATCGTGTGTATGGAACTGTTGCTGAATTGTTTAATGTTAATGACAAGTATAAAACAGCAGCAGAAGTCATTGCTGGTAATTCTTTATTtcatattgttgttgatactGATGTCACTGCTGCTACGATAATGGAAGAATTAATTCGTAATAAATCCGGTAGAGTGACATTTGTTCCATTGAATCgtattgataatattgaaattgaatatcCTGATTCTCATGAAAATCAATGTCTTCcattaataaagaaattgaaatataatGAACAAGTTTACAAGGCCATCAAACATATTTTTGGTAAAACTCTTGTTGTTAGTGAATTACTGAAAGGTGGTGAATTATCTCgtaaatataaattgagTTGTATCACATTAGATGGTGATAGAGTTGATACTAGAGGGGTTTTATCAGGAGGGTATCGTGATTATAAAAATTCTCGTATTGATGCCCTTAAAATCCAAgcaagaaagaaacaagaattagAGAAAACTAATAGAGAGTTAATAAAAGTGacagaagaaattgaatcaataaattctcgattaaataaattgaataatgaattaCAATTGAATGTTCGAGATTTAGATCGATTATCAGTTAGTAAAGaaccaattaaaattgaattatctcaattgaataataaaaaattcaatttagatcaagaaatatcatcattaaaatCTAATTTACataatttacaaaacacaaaaaattcaattaaagtgaatttgaaacaatatgaattggaattgaatAGTGAATTCACTCAAGTTTTAActgaaaaagaacaaaatgaattagatGAATTATCTAAATTGGCCATTGAATTAGAATCTAAGTTAGATAATATAGTTACTAGATCATCAGAATTGGATACTAAGATTTCAGGAATAGAAAGTGAAgtgattaataatttacaaccgaaattaaacaaatatcgtcaacaacaacaacaacaacaaaaacagcaacaacaacacgagcaaaaaaattttaatagCAAGACCACCAATTTAGAATATGAAGaattacaacaagaattagaaAGTTTACATATTCAATTAGATACTAGTCAACTGCGTAATTtacaaattgttgaaaatttaactaaaatcaatgaagaaatcaataattgtgaacaagaattaattcGAGctaataatcaacaaattaaaatcattaaaaatattgaaaaatttctgaaacaaactaataatcttttaaatcaaaaactgATTAAATTACAAATGAAAGATGATGctaatcaaaaaattcGACAATTGGGAGTTTTACCTGAAGAAGcatttcaatcaaataaatatgatcaatataattcaaatcaattactttataaattaaatgatattaatcaagaattaacaaaatattctcatataaataaaaaagctattgaacaatttaatttatttaataaacaaaaagaagatttattaataagaagaattgatttaaataattctaaatcatcaattgaaaatttaattattaatttacaacaacaaaaaaataatgctATTAAAAAATCTTTTAATCAAGTTGCTAAATCttttaaacaaatatttgaaaaattagtACCTCGAGGTACAGGTAATTTAATTatgcaaaagaaaaatgataaCCCTGATtctgataataattctgatgatgatatagATAATTATTCAGGAGTGGCTATATCAGtatcatttaattctaaaaatgatgaacaacaaagaattgaacaattatCAGGTGGTCAAAAATCATTATGTGCCATTGCATTAATTTTTGCTATACAAAATTGTGATCCAGCTccattttatttatttgatgaaattgattcaaatcTTGATACTCAATATCGTATTAGTGTGgctaaattgatttatcaattatcaagaaataataccaataaCAATGACAATGAAGGAAGAAATCAAGGGGCACAATTTATTTGTACTACTTTTAGACCtgaattattacaattgaGTGGTGATAAATTTTATGGAGTAACATTTAGTAATAAAGTTAGTTCAGTTAATGAGAtcaataaagaagaagcaatGTCATTTGTTGAAggtcaacaacaacaacaacaacaactacagcaacaacagcaggTGTAG